Proteins encoded in a region of the Pseudomonas syringae KCTC 12500 genome:
- a CDS encoding substrate-binding periplasmic protein — MTQLMRFIRAFTTPPLPCAAALCLLLLLPQTGRAAQGTLSFAVNEGWTMPMMHITDFRPESGILFDIMQSLAHHVGLEASYHVMPRLRIQSALERSEVDMHCYSAQAWYPDLSGDYLWSLPILYQRDWLVASAATAAGPYPEQFDNETVGTVLGYTYPALQHLFEAHKLVREDARTQNQTLGKLMAGRYNYAVTNQLILEWTNRNLPAGKKLMPISMVAEQPAACVIRNNSDLPVGRILRTLVQMRLSGEIQQIIDHYTTPTVP, encoded by the coding sequence ATGACTCAATTGATGCGCTTTATTCGGGCCTTCACCACACCGCCGTTGCCTTGTGCAGCGGCGCTCTGTCTGCTATTGCTGTTGCCGCAAACCGGCCGCGCGGCACAGGGAACCTTGAGCTTTGCGGTCAACGAAGGCTGGACCATGCCGATGATGCACATCACCGACTTTCGTCCCGAATCCGGCATTCTGTTCGACATCATGCAAAGCCTTGCGCACCATGTGGGCCTCGAAGCCAGTTATCACGTGATGCCACGCCTGCGCATCCAGTCGGCGCTAGAGCGTAGCGAAGTCGACATGCACTGCTACAGCGCCCAGGCGTGGTACCCGGACCTGTCCGGGGACTACCTGTGGAGCCTGCCAATTCTCTATCAGCGCGACTGGCTGGTCGCTTCGGCGGCAACGGCTGCCGGCCCCTACCCCGAGCAGTTCGACAACGAAACCGTCGGCACCGTATTGGGCTACACCTACCCGGCCCTGCAGCATCTTTTCGAGGCGCATAAACTGGTCCGTGAAGATGCACGCACGCAGAACCAGACGCTCGGCAAACTGATGGCCGGGCGCTACAACTATGCGGTGACCAATCAGTTGATCCTCGAATGGACCAACCGGAACCTGCCTGCCGGCAAGAAGCTCATGCCGATATCAATGGTCGCCGAACAGCCGGCCGCCTGCGTGATCCGCAACAACTCCGATCTGCCAGTGGGCAGGATTTTGCGCACGCTGGTGCAGATGCGTCTGTCGGGGGAGATCCAGCAGATCATTGATCACTACACCACGCCCACCGTCCCCTGA
- the dnaX gene encoding DNA polymerase III subunit gamma/tau encodes MSYQVLARKWRPRSFREMVGQAHVLKALINALDSQRLHHAYLFTGTRGVGKTTIARIIAKCLNCETGITSTPCGTCSVCKEIDEGRFVDLIEIDAASRTKVEDTRELLDNVQYAPSRGRFKVYLIDEVHMLSSHSFNALLKTLEEPPPYVKFILATTDPQKLPATILSRCLQFSLKNMTPERVVEHLTHVLGVENVPFEDDALWLLGRAADGSMRDAMSLTDQAIAFGEGKVMAADVRAMLGTLDHGQVFDVLTALLEGDARGVLEAVRHLAEQGPDWNGVLSEILNVLHRVAIAQALPEGVDNGHGDRDRVLALAQALPAEDVQFYYQMGLIGRRDLPLAPDPRGGFEMVLLRMLAFRPADSEDAPRQPLKPVGISQATVDSRKAVADATPVASAAPAVSTAPVMAAPDPAFEALPPAAPAMPAAARPEPAVQPESKPEPQAAPVEDLDLPWNEPKSPAAEPAAETAPPTESEGESDAEPVAEPVLETVSEQPDLTPMPTPTPASPVPAAPEAEPAQPAAEQSVTPAMLEAIPDSAYLSMHANSTSSGSGPMGRDDEPPADDDYVEPDIDIDPASYSYLDELAHESVVELEAVEPEPAPAAKPATGLAAEWLDVFPKLPISGMTGSIAANCTLISVDGDNWLLHLDPAHSALFNSTQQRRLNDALNQYHGRTINLSIELIKPEQETPAQAASRLRAERQRQAEASIQADPYIQQMLQQFGAVIREDTIKPVDAPAVPAQ; translated from the coding sequence ATGAGTTATCAGGTTCTTGCACGTAAATGGCGTCCGCGCTCGTTCCGCGAAATGGTCGGCCAGGCTCATGTGTTGAAGGCCCTGATCAACGCGCTGGACAGCCAGCGCCTGCACCATGCCTATCTGTTTACCGGCACCCGGGGCGTCGGCAAGACAACTATCGCGCGGATCATCGCCAAGTGCCTGAACTGTGAAACCGGCATCACCTCGACGCCTTGCGGCACCTGTTCGGTGTGCAAGGAGATCGACGAGGGCCGTTTCGTCGACCTGATCGAAATCGACGCTGCCAGCCGCACCAAGGTCGAAGACACGCGCGAGCTGTTGGATAACGTGCAGTACGCGCCAAGTCGCGGTCGCTTCAAGGTCTACCTGATCGACGAAGTGCACATGCTTTCCAGCCACTCGTTCAACGCCTTGCTCAAGACGCTTGAAGAGCCGCCGCCCTACGTCAAGTTCATCCTCGCCACCACCGATCCGCAAAAGCTGCCGGCGACCATTCTTTCGCGCTGCCTGCAGTTCTCGTTGAAAAACATGACGCCTGAACGCGTGGTCGAGCATCTGACCCACGTGCTGGGCGTCGAGAACGTGCCCTTCGAAGACGACGCGCTGTGGCTGCTCGGGCGCGCCGCCGATGGTTCGATGCGTGATGCGATGAGCCTCACCGATCAGGCCATTGCCTTCGGTGAAGGCAAGGTAATGGCTGCCGATGTACGAGCCATGCTCGGCACGCTGGACCACGGCCAGGTGTTCGATGTACTGACGGCGCTGCTGGAAGGCGATGCCCGCGGGGTGCTGGAGGCGGTACGCCACTTGGCCGAGCAGGGCCCTGACTGGAATGGCGTGCTCTCGGAAATCCTCAATGTGCTGCACCGTGTGGCGATTGCCCAGGCGTTGCCGGAAGGCGTCGACAACGGTCATGGTGATCGTGACCGGGTGTTGGCGCTTGCGCAGGCCCTGCCTGCCGAAGACGTACAGTTTTACTACCAGATGGGCTTGATTGGTCGCCGTGACCTGCCGCTGGCCCCTGATCCGCGTGGCGGCTTCGAGATGGTCCTGCTGCGCATGCTGGCGTTCCGTCCTGCCGACAGCGAAGACGCGCCGAGGCAGCCGCTAAAGCCAGTGGGGATCAGCCAGGCCACGGTTGATTCCCGAAAAGCAGTGGCTGATGCGACACCTGTTGCATCGGCAGCTCCCGCAGTGTCTACCGCCCCGGTGATGGCTGCGCCCGATCCGGCCTTCGAAGCGCTGCCGCCTGCGGCGCCGGCGATGCCTGCCGCCGCCCGGCCAGAGCCCGCGGTACAGCCGGAATCGAAGCCAGAGCCACAAGCCGCGCCAGTCGAAGACCTCGACCTGCCGTGGAATGAACCGAAATCCCCGGCTGCCGAACCCGCCGCCGAAACTGCGCCCCCTACCGAATCTGAGGGCGAATCTGATGCCGAGCCAGTAGCCGAGCCGGTTCTGGAGACCGTTTCCGAGCAGCCCGACCTGACGCCCATGCCGACGCCTACGCCCGCCAGCCCGGTGCCGGCCGCACCTGAAGCCGAGCCTGCACAGCCGGCAGCCGAGCAGTCGGTCACGCCGGCAATGCTCGAAGCCATTCCGGACTCTGCGTATCTGTCCATGCACGCCAATTCGACGTCTTCCGGCTCCGGGCCCATGGGGCGTGACGACGAGCCGCCAGCAGACGACGATTATGTCGAGCCGGATATCGACATAGACCCGGCGTCCTACAGCTATCTGGATGAGTTGGCCCACGAAAGTGTCGTCGAGCTTGAAGCCGTCGAACCGGAGCCTGCTCCGGCTGCCAAACCGGCCACCGGTCTTGCGGCCGAGTGGCTGGACGTGTTTCCCAAGCTGCCGATCTCCGGGATGACCGGCAGCATCGCGGCCAACTGCACACTGATCTCGGTCGATGGCGACAACTGGCTGCTGCACCTGGACCCGGCGCACAGCGCGCTGTTCAACTCGACGCAGCAGCGGCGTCTGAACGATGCGTTGAACCAGTACCATGGGCGCACGATCAATCTGAGTATCGAGCTGATCAAGCCCGAGCAGGAAACCCCTGCGCAGGCTGCTTCACGGTTGCGTGCCGAGCGCCAGCGCCAGGCCGAAGCCTCGATCCAGGCCGACCCGTACATCCAGCAGATGCTGCAACAGTTTGGCGCTGTGATCCGGGAAGACACGATCAAACCGGTGGACGCGCCTGCGGTGCCGGCTCAATAA
- a CDS encoding YbaB/EbfC family nucleoid-associated protein: MMKGGMAGLMKQAQQMQEKMAKMQEELANAEVTGQSGAGLVSVVMTGRHDVKRINLDDSLMQEDKEVLEDLIAAAVNDAVRKIEQASQDKTASMTAGMQLPPGMKLPF; the protein is encoded by the coding sequence ATGATGAAAGGTGGCATGGCTGGTCTGATGAAGCAGGCGCAGCAAATGCAGGAAAAAATGGCCAAGATGCAGGAAGAACTGGCCAACGCGGAAGTCACCGGTCAATCGGGCGCAGGCCTGGTGAGCGTGGTGATGACCGGTCGTCATGACGTCAAGCGCATCAATCTGGATGACAGCCTGATGCAGGAAGACAAGGAAGTGCTGGAAGACCTGATCGCCGCCGCCGTCAACGACGCTGTGCGCAAGATCGAGCAGGCCAGCCAGGACAAGACGGCTTCCATGACCGCTGGCATGCAGTTGCCGCCCGGTATGAAGCTGCCGTTCTGA
- the tusA gene encoding sulfurtransferase TusA codes for MSEPIENLTVDAELDAVGLFCPEPVMMLHQKVRDLPAGGLLKVTATDPSTRRDIPKFCVFLGHELVAEQAEEGTFLYWIRKKSD; via the coding sequence ATGTCTGAGCCCATTGAAAACCTCACTGTCGACGCCGAGCTGGATGCCGTCGGGCTGTTCTGTCCGGAACCGGTGATGATGTTGCACCAGAAGGTGCGTGATCTGCCTGCGGGCGGTCTGCTCAAGGTCACTGCAACCGATCCGTCCACGCGTCGCGATATCCCGAAATTCTGTGTATTTCTTGGCCATGAGCTGGTTGCGGAGCAAGCCGAAGAGGGCACGTTCCTCTACTGGATCCGCAAGAAGTCCGACTGA
- the pdxB gene encoding 4-phosphoerythronate dehydrogenase PdxB: MRIVADENIPLLDAFFAHFGEIHRLPGRAMDRAAVADADILLVRSVTAVTRELLEGSPVRFVGTCTIGTDHLDLDWFQQAGIQWASAPGCNARGVVDYVLGSLLTLAEIEGVNLAQRTYGVVGAGQVGGRLISVLKALGWNVLVCDPPRQAAEGGDFVSLDEILQRCDVISLHTPLSKTGTSPTWHLLDDARLRQLRQCAWLINASRGAVVDNAALHDVLLEREDLQAVLDVWEGEPQVNVALADLCVLGTPHIAGYSLDGRQRGTAQIYQALCGFLDQPATIELDDLLPRPWLAQVSLDAACDPVWALNMLCRGVYDPRCDDADFRRSLTGDTASQRLAFDALRKQYPPRREIEGLKVHLEGESEALAQLVRALGAVLV; this comes from the coding sequence ATGCGCATTGTTGCTGACGAAAATATTCCCCTGCTCGACGCCTTTTTTGCTCATTTCGGTGAGATTCATCGTTTGCCGGGCCGCGCCATGGACCGAGCCGCGGTGGCTGATGCAGACATCCTGCTGGTTCGCTCGGTCACTGCAGTGACCCGCGAACTGCTTGAGGGTAGCCCGGTGCGTTTTGTCGGGACCTGCACCATTGGCACTGATCACCTCGATCTGGACTGGTTTCAGCAAGCTGGTATCCAGTGGGCCAGCGCTCCGGGCTGCAATGCGCGCGGCGTGGTGGACTACGTGCTCGGCAGCCTGTTGACGCTGGCTGAAATCGAGGGTGTTAACCTTGCGCAACGCACCTACGGTGTGGTCGGTGCAGGGCAGGTGGGTGGCCGGCTGATCAGCGTATTGAAAGCTCTGGGCTGGAACGTGCTGGTTTGCGACCCGCCACGCCAGGCTGCCGAAGGCGGTGACTTCGTCAGCCTCGACGAGATCCTGCAGCGCTGTGACGTTATCAGCCTGCACACGCCGCTGAGCAAAACCGGGACGTCACCGACCTGGCACCTGCTCGACGACGCGCGTCTGCGTCAGCTCCGGCAGTGTGCCTGGCTGATCAATGCCAGCCGTGGCGCTGTGGTGGATAACGCAGCGCTGCACGACGTGCTGCTTGAGCGGGAAGACCTGCAAGCGGTGCTGGACGTGTGGGAGGGCGAGCCGCAGGTCAACGTCGCGCTGGCTGACTTGTGCGTTCTGGGTACACCGCATATTGCCGGTTACAGCCTGGATGGCAGGCAGCGCGGTACGGCACAGATCTATCAGGCGCTGTGTGGCTTTCTTGATCAGCCTGCTACGATCGAGCTGGACGATCTGCTGCCAAGACCCTGGCTGGCGCAGGTCAGTCTCGACGCGGCCTGCGACCCGGTCTGGGCGCTTAACATGCTGTGCCGTGGCGTGTATGACCCGCGTTGTGACGATGCGGATTTTCGCCGCAGCCTGACCGGTGACACCGCCAGTCAGCGTCTGGCCTTCGATGCACTGCGCAAGCAGTACCCGCCACGCCGGGAAATCGAAGGGCTGAAGGTGCACCTGGAGGGCGAGTCCGAGGCGTTGGCGCAATTGGTGCGGGCGCTGGGTGCGGTGCTGGTCTGA
- a CDS encoding PA1571 family protein, translated as MNPQERSNEVQVVRATPNLPVGGAVLDQHGEEVLITEEMVQAACQECDKNWVTPEK; from the coding sequence ATGAACCCGCAAGAGCGCAGCAACGAAGTTCAAGTCGTTCGAGCCACGCCCAATCTGCCGGTTGGCGGTGCCGTTCTCGACCAGCACGGGGAAGAAGTCCTGATCACCGAAGAAATGGTTCAGGCTGCCTGCCAGGAATGCGATAAGAACTGGGTAACCCCGGAAAAATAA
- a CDS encoding ABC transporter transmembrane domain-containing protein: MISRITRRHRQALRLAASFIAPYRWQALGALLALVITAGITLSIGQGIKLMVDQGFMTRSPQLLERSIGFFMLLTVGLAVGTFARFYLVSWIGERVVADLRKKVFDHLIELHPGFYENNRSSEIQSRLTADTTLLQSVIGSSLSMFLRNALMVIGGIVLLFITNPKLTSIVVVALPLIIAPILMFGRRVRNLSRESQDRVANVGSYVAEALGQIKTVQAYNHQQQDKQRFSHTVEQAFETARKRILQRSWLITLVIVLVLGAVAVMLWVGGMDVISGRISSGELAAFVFYALMVGMAFGTLSEVIGDLQRAAGAAERIGELLQARSEITVPTTDLQSLPQRISGRLALENVTFAYPSRPERNALDDLTLSIEPGETLALVGPSGAGKSTILDLLLRFYDPIKGRILIEGVPIAQLDPHDLRRCFALVSQSPALFFGSVEDNIRYGNATASLEQVEAAARIAHAHEFILDMADGYRTHLGEGGVGLSGGQRQRLAIARALLVDAPILLLDEATSALDAQSEHLIQQALPSLMQGRTTLVIAHRLATVQNADRIAVMDQGRLVAVGTHQQLIASNPLYARLAALQFNAGVE; encoded by the coding sequence ATGATTTCACGGATTACCCGACGTCATCGCCAGGCCTTGCGTCTGGCTGCGAGTTTCATCGCGCCGTATCGCTGGCAGGCGCTCGGCGCATTGCTGGCACTGGTCATTACTGCGGGCATTACTCTGTCGATCGGGCAGGGCATCAAACTGATGGTCGATCAGGGTTTCATGACCCGTTCACCACAGTTGCTCGAGCGCTCGATCGGGTTTTTCATGCTGCTGACGGTCGGCCTCGCTGTCGGAACCTTCGCCCGTTTCTATCTGGTGTCGTGGATCGGCGAGCGTGTGGTTGCCGACTTGCGCAAGAAAGTATTCGATCACCTGATCGAACTGCATCCGGGCTTCTACGAGAACAATCGCAGTTCGGAAATCCAGTCGCGACTGACCGCCGACACCACGCTGTTGCAGTCGGTGATCGGCTCGTCGCTGTCGATGTTCCTGCGCAATGCGCTGATGGTCATCGGCGGCATCGTGCTGCTGTTTATCACCAACCCCAAACTCACCAGTATCGTGGTGGTGGCGTTACCGCTGATCATCGCGCCCATTCTCATGTTCGGGCGGCGGGTACGAAACCTGTCGCGCGAGAGTCAGGACCGGGTCGCCAATGTCGGCAGCTACGTGGCTGAGGCCTTGGGGCAGATCAAGACGGTGCAAGCCTACAATCATCAGCAGCAGGACAAGCAGCGCTTTTCGCATACGGTGGAGCAGGCGTTCGAGACCGCTCGTAAACGCATCCTGCAGCGCTCCTGGCTGATCACGCTGGTAATCGTTCTGGTGTTGGGTGCGGTGGCCGTGATGCTGTGGGTGGGCGGCATGGACGTGATCAGCGGTCGCATCTCCAGCGGTGAGCTGGCAGCGTTTGTGTTTTACGCGCTGATGGTCGGTATGGCGTTCGGTACGTTGAGCGAGGTGATTGGCGATCTACAGCGCGCCGCCGGTGCGGCGGAGAGGATCGGCGAGCTGCTTCAGGCGCGCAGTGAGATCACCGTGCCGACCACGGACCTGCAGAGCCTGCCGCAGCGCATCAGTGGGCGCCTGGCGCTGGAGAATGTCACCTTCGCCTACCCGTCGCGTCCCGAGCGCAACGCGCTGGATGACCTGACCCTGAGTATCGAGCCCGGTGAAACCCTGGCGCTGGTCGGGCCCTCCGGCGCGGGCAAGTCGACCATCCTCGATCTGCTGTTGCGCTTCTACGACCCGATTAAAGGGCGCATCCTGATCGAGGGCGTGCCGATCGCGCAGCTCGATCCCCATGACTTGCGTCGCTGCTTCGCGCTGGTTTCACAATCGCCCGCACTGTTTTTCGGCAGTGTCGAAGACAACATTCGCTACGGTAACGCCACCGCGAGCCTTGAGCAGGTAGAGGCGGCGGCGCGCATTGCCCATGCGCATGAGTTCATTCTCGACATGGCCGACGGCTACCGTACGCATCTGGGTGAGGGCGGGGTGGGATTGTCCGGCGGACAGCGGCAGCGTCTGGCGATTGCCCGCGCCTTGCTGGTCGATGCGCCGATCCTGTTGCTGGACGAGGCGACCAGTGCGCTGGACGCGCAGAGTGAGCATTTGATTCAACAGGCCCTGCCGAGCCTGATGCAGGGGCGTACCACGCTGGTCATCGCCCACCGGCTGGCCACGGTGCAGAATGCCGACCGGATTGCCGTCATGGATCAGGGGCGTTTGGTGGCCGTGGGCACCCATCAGCAGTTGATCGCCAGCAACCCTCTTTATGCGCGACTGGCGGCGTTGCAGTTCAATGCCGGGGTTGAGTAG
- a CDS encoding pyrimidine/purine nucleoside phosphorylase, translating into MFKVNEYFDGTVKSIAFTQADGEATIGVMAAGEYEFGTAQREIMHVISGELSVKLPDSTDWETFATGNQFNVPANSKFQIKVKVDTAYLCEYR; encoded by the coding sequence ATGTTCAAGGTCAACGAGTACTTCGACGGCACCGTCAAATCCATCGCCTTCACCCAGGCCGATGGTGAGGCAACCATCGGTGTCATGGCAGCGGGCGAATATGAGTTCGGTACGGCGCAACGGGAAATCATGCATGTGATCTCCGGCGAGTTGAGCGTGAAGCTTCCGGACAGCACTGACTGGGAAACCTTTGCCACCGGCAACCAGTTCAACGTACCGGCCAACAGCAAGTTCCAGATCAAGGTCAAAGTCGATACCGCCTACCTGTGCGAATATCGCTGA
- a CDS encoding exonuclease domain-containing protein, with the protein MPHWLVIDLEATTEEGGWPVAEMEVIEIGATLVNQDGRELDHFERFVRPARRPLLTHFCRELTHINQSSIDSAAPLTTVWPQFERWLSHHRARIVGWASWGDYDRQQLEEEWRHHHLDSALSSMPHVNLKQRFAQARHLQKPMGLNSALQLAGMQFSGQQHRALVDARNTARLLPLILPN; encoded by the coding sequence ATGCCGCACTGGCTGGTGATTGATCTTGAGGCCACGACCGAAGAAGGTGGATGGCCAGTCGCAGAAATGGAAGTCATCGAGATAGGCGCGACACTGGTCAATCAGGACGGACGCGAGCTTGACCATTTCGAGCGCTTCGTGCGCCCGGCACGCAGACCGCTGCTGACCCATTTCTGCCGCGAGCTGACCCACATCAACCAGAGCAGCATCGACAGCGCTGCGCCGCTGACGACGGTGTGGCCGCAATTCGAGCGCTGGTTGAGCCATCACCGTGCACGCATCGTGGGCTGGGCCAGTTGGGGGGACTACGATCGTCAGCAACTGGAAGAGGAATGGCGCCACCATCACCTCGACAGTGCGCTGTCCAGCATGCCGCACGTCAATCTCAAACAGCGTTTCGCCCAGGCCCGCCACTTGCAGAAACCGATGGGGCTGAACAGTGCCTTGCAACTGGCAGGCATGCAGTTCAGCGGGCAACAGCACCGCGCCCTGGTCGATGCGCGCAATACTGCCAGGCTGCTGCCGTTGATCCTGCCCAATTGA
- a CDS encoding substrate-binding periplasmic protein, translating to MSCFMKRLAVLINGVARKLVTGVMLFIPLMAAPQVFAAQIVRVAAVHFPPYMVRPEKGEDAGLLPKLVDALNGEQDEYEFVMIPTSVPRRFRDFTEGRFDLAVFENPDWGWKDIPHEQIDMGLEDAEVYVARRVEGRGQDYFDTFADKRLALFSGYHYGFANFNTDQKYLSEHFSITSTYSHDSNLLMVVRGRADIAPVTRSYLIDFMAHNKDEAAQLMVSDRIDQTYRQYALLRPNGSIDVAHFKQLLERLRADGQLAKIFEPLHIKVLAVNAEMPGK from the coding sequence ATGTCGTGTTTTATGAAAAGACTTGCAGTGTTAATTAACGGTGTGGCGCGCAAGCTTGTGACCGGCGTTATGCTCTTCATTCCGTTGATGGCAGCGCCGCAGGTCTTTGCCGCGCAGATCGTGCGGGTGGCCGCAGTGCATTTCCCCCCTTACATGGTGCGCCCTGAAAAAGGTGAGGACGCTGGCCTTTTACCCAAGCTGGTCGATGCCCTGAATGGCGAGCAGGACGAATATGAATTCGTGATGATTCCGACATCGGTGCCTCGGCGTTTTCGTGATTTCACGGAAGGGCGTTTCGATCTTGCAGTTTTCGAAAACCCCGACTGGGGCTGGAAGGACATTCCCCATGAGCAGATCGATATGGGGCTCGAGGATGCCGAGGTCTATGTGGCGCGCCGGGTGGAAGGACGCGGGCAGGATTACTTCGACACCTTTGCTGACAAGCGTCTGGCATTGTTCAGTGGCTATCATTATGGATTTGCCAACTTCAACACCGATCAGAAATACCTGAGCGAGCACTTCAGTATTACCTCCACGTACTCCCACGACAGTAACTTGCTGATGGTGGTGCGCGGCCGCGCCGATATTGCACCTGTTACCCGTTCGTACCTGATTGATTTCATGGCGCATAACAAGGATGAAGCGGCGCAGCTGATGGTGTCCGACCGTATCGATCAGACCTACCGTCAATATGCGTTGTTGCGTCCGAATGGCAGCATCGATGTGGCGCACTTCAAACAGCTACTGGAGCGGTTGCGTGCAGATGGGCAGTTGGCGAAAATTTTCGAGCCGCTTCACATCAAGGTGCTTGCGGTCAATGCCGAGATGCCCGGTAAATAG
- a CDS encoding DUF2897 family protein, translating to MPWYAWLILLVAIGSVVGGLMMLRDTAKKLPLTEEQLKRVHERNAEMDAKDANDR from the coding sequence ATGCCCTGGTATGCCTGGTTAATTCTGCTCGTAGCCATTGGCTCGGTCGTCGGCGGTCTGATGATGCTGCGCGACACAGCCAAGAAACTGCCCCTCACTGAAGAACAGCTCAAGCGCGTCCATGAGCGCAACGCAGAAATGGATGCCAAGGACGCCAACGACCGTTGA
- the eat gene encoding ethanolamine permease — protein MSTQLKPTLGTIHLWGIAVGLVISGEYFGWSYGWGVAGTLGFLVTALMVATMYTCFIFSFTELTTAIPHAGGPFAYSRRAFGEKGGLIAGMATLIEFVFAPPAIAMAIGAYLNVQYPGLDPKHAAVGAYIVFMALNIVGVKLAATFELVVCILAVAELLVFMGVVAPAFSFSNFALNGWAGSQTFGPEAIAGMFAAIPFAIWFFLAIEGAAMAAEEAKDPRRTIPKAYISGILTLVILAIGVMLFAGGVGDWRTLANINDPLPQAMKAVVGDSSGWLHMLVWIGLFGLVASFHGIIMGYSRQFFALARAGYLPASLARLSRFQTPHRAIIAGGLIGIAAIYSDGLINLSGMTLTAAMITMAVFGAIVMYIMSMLSLFKLRKTEPDLERTFRAPGYPVVPGIALALAVVCLVAMAWFNALIGLIFLGLMAIGFIYFSLTAKSRADAPTDAMLTGK, from the coding sequence ATGAGCACACAACTCAAGCCGACGCTCGGCACGATTCATTTATGGGGGATCGCGGTAGGGCTGGTGATTTCCGGCGAATACTTTGGCTGGAGCTACGGCTGGGGCGTCGCGGGTACGTTGGGCTTTTTGGTAACAGCCCTGATGGTTGCCACCATGTACACCTGTTTCATCTTCAGTTTTACCGAACTCACCACGGCCATCCCGCACGCAGGCGGTCCGTTCGCCTACAGCCGTCGCGCCTTTGGCGAAAAAGGCGGACTGATCGCCGGCATGGCCACCCTGATCGAATTCGTCTTTGCGCCACCGGCCATTGCCATGGCGATCGGTGCGTACCTTAACGTGCAATACCCGGGTCTTGACCCCAAGCATGCGGCAGTCGGCGCCTACATCGTATTCATGGCGCTCAACATCGTGGGCGTGAAGCTCGCGGCGACCTTCGAGCTGGTGGTGTGCATTCTGGCTGTGGCCGAGTTGCTGGTGTTCATGGGCGTCGTCGCACCTGCATTCAGCTTCAGCAACTTCGCCCTGAACGGCTGGGCCGGTTCACAGACTTTCGGACCAGAAGCCATTGCCGGCATGTTCGCTGCCATCCCCTTCGCCATCTGGTTCTTCCTGGCCATCGAAGGCGCTGCGATGGCCGCCGAAGAAGCCAAGGACCCGAGACGGACCATTCCGAAGGCCTACATCAGTGGCATTCTGACCTTGGTCATTCTGGCTATCGGCGTCATGCTGTTCGCCGGTGGCGTGGGCGACTGGCGCACCCTGGCCAACATCAACGATCCGCTGCCCCAGGCCATGAAAGCCGTGGTCGGTGACAGCTCAGGCTGGCTGCACATGCTTGTGTGGATCGGCCTGTTCGGTCTGGTCGCCAGCTTCCACGGGATCATCATGGGCTACTCGCGCCAGTTCTTTGCCCTCGCCCGCGCCGGCTACCTCCCCGCCTCGCTGGCCAGACTCTCGCGCTTCCAGACACCGCACCGGGCAATCATCGCCGGCGGCCTCATCGGCATCGCCGCGATCTACAGCGACGGGCTGATCAACCTGAGCGGCATGACACTGACCGCTGCGATGATCACCATGGCCGTGTTCGGCGCCATCGTCATGTACATCATGAGCATGCTCAGCCTGTTCAAACTGCGCAAGACCGAGCCTGACCTGGAACGCACGTTCCGCGCCCCCGGTTATCCGGTAGTGCCCGGCATCGCGCTGGCGCTGGCCGTCGTGTGCCTGGTGGCAATGGCTTGGTTCAACGCATTGATCGGCCTTATTTTTCTGGGCCTGATGGCCATCGGCTTCATCTATTTCAGCCTGACTGCCAAATCGCGCGCCGACGCGCCGACCGACGCGATGCTGACCGGGAAGTAG